One Rhodohalobacter sp. SW132 DNA segment encodes these proteins:
- a CDS encoding outer membrane lipoprotein-sorting protein, with the protein MKSALIALFAFLMIHETCLHAQDRITDEAEARSVFEEVEDRRNSINTETATLEMIITDPRGRTRSRTMKMWSSTDENISRNLIVFSNPGNVSGTAFLTIRENGSSSQRLYLPSVGRIQTIGSSDRGDRFMGSDFTYEDLGDQQAEDYEFEWLENHENYYLVHASKPDSEQYSSVTFKIDREMYTLSEIHYFDDEGEKIKRLEAEDFEQLSDQLWSPARMTMYDLREDRKTELKWTEREINASVEDWRFTERGLQRGI; encoded by the coding sequence ATGAAATCTGCCCTAATAGCACTTTTTGCTTTTTTGATGATTCACGAAACATGTCTGCATGCACAGGATCGCATTACCGATGAAGCGGAAGCAAGATCAGTTTTTGAAGAAGTGGAAGACCGAAGAAACTCCATCAATACTGAAACGGCTACCCTGGAGATGATCATTACCGATCCGAGGGGACGCACACGCAGCCGAACAATGAAAATGTGGTCATCTACGGATGAAAACATCTCCAGGAATCTTATCGTATTTTCTAATCCCGGCAACGTAAGCGGAACCGCATTTCTCACCATCCGGGAGAACGGAAGCAGCTCGCAGCGGCTTTATCTTCCTTCTGTGGGTAGAATTCAAACCATCGGCTCATCAGACAGGGGAGATCGTTTTATGGGCAGTGATTTTACATACGAGGATCTGGGGGATCAGCAAGCGGAGGATTACGAATTTGAATGGCTGGAAAATCACGAAAATTATTACCTGGTTCACGCCTCCAAACCTGACTCTGAACAGTATTCTTCCGTCACTTTTAAAATCGATCGCGAAATGTATACCCTTTCTGAAATTCACTACTTCGACGATGAGGGAGAGAAAATTAAGCGCCTTGAGGCTGAAGATTTTGAACAGCTATCCGATCAGTTGTGGTCGCCCGCACGGATGACCATGTACGATTTGCGGGAAGATCGAAAAACGGAATTGAAATGGACTGAACGCGAAATCAACGCTTCCGTTGAAGACTGGCGTTTTACAGAACGCGGGCTCCAAAGGGGAATTTGA
- a CDS encoding LVIVD repeat-containing protein: MKTRDTSTFRQPVLSQFIIGTLLLIFLPLFLTSCNDKQVQTVTWTEFEPVYMTHSEFVNSVALEESRDLNNPGKFYFYGGYLFVNEVNKGVHIIDNHDPSAPQNVGFINIPANKDIAVDGTLLYADSQKDLLVFDISDLSSPELVQRIEDVFNTASRIAPGFTTQSIDDSKGLVVDWKQVEREEICESNCNSQPTRWGTGWVNTTASFDASRASMGESSGGGVGGSMARFAITSDHLYAVDHTSLTAFSLGSGNTSKVSQQNVGWQIETIFPYQDNLFIGSANAMYIYALSNPSNPEPLSVYWHATACDPVVVEGEYAFVTLRKSEACPMGVNQLDVVDVKDLTNPKKVKSYGMINPHGLGIDNGKLFISEGDHGLKIMDASDPHNVKLLRHIEDIKTFDVIPYDGVLMVTGDDGIIQYDYSDINNLKHLSTIPVFKTEPSL; the protein is encoded by the coding sequence ATGAAAACACGAGATACATCCACATTTCGCCAGCCTGTGTTGTCTCAGTTCATCATCGGGACATTACTTCTGATTTTCTTGCCGCTTTTTTTAACTTCCTGTAACGACAAACAAGTTCAGACGGTCACCTGGACAGAGTTCGAACCGGTGTACATGACTCACAGTGAGTTTGTGAACTCTGTGGCTCTGGAAGAGTCGCGTGATCTGAACAACCCCGGAAAATTCTATTTTTATGGCGGATATCTTTTTGTGAATGAAGTCAATAAAGGGGTTCATATCATCGATAACCATGATCCTTCTGCTCCGCAAAATGTCGGGTTTATTAATATCCCGGCCAATAAAGATATCGCTGTGGATGGCACTTTGCTGTATGCCGATTCACAGAAAGATCTGTTGGTCTTTGATATCAGTGATTTGAGTTCCCCAGAGCTTGTGCAGCGGATTGAAGATGTTTTCAATACTGCTTCACGAATTGCTCCCGGTTTCACAACCCAGTCTATTGACGATTCCAAAGGCCTTGTGGTTGACTGGAAACAGGTTGAGCGCGAGGAGATCTGTGAATCAAACTGCAATTCTCAGCCGACACGGTGGGGCACCGGCTGGGTAAATACAACTGCCAGCTTTGATGCGAGCCGCGCATCCATGGGTGAATCATCCGGTGGTGGTGTGGGTGGTTCGATGGCGCGTTTTGCGATTACATCAGATCATCTGTACGCCGTAGATCACACGAGTCTCACCGCGTTCAGTCTCGGTTCCGGGAACACGAGTAAAGTGAGTCAGCAAAATGTGGGATGGCAGATCGAAACAATCTTTCCGTACCAGGATAATCTTTTTATCGGCTCCGCCAACGCGATGTATATCTACGCACTTTCAAATCCATCCAATCCGGAGCCGCTCTCTGTCTACTGGCACGCAACCGCCTGCGACCCGGTTGTGGTGGAAGGTGAATACGCTTTTGTAACGCTGCGGAAAAGCGAGGCCTGCCCCATGGGTGTAAATCAGCTCGATGTGGTGGATGTGAAAGATCTTACCAACCCCAAGAAAGTAAAATCGTATGGGATGATCAACCCGCACGGACTGGGTATTGATAACGGTAAGCTTTTTATCAGCGAAGGAGATCACGGACTGAAGATCATGGACGCCAGCGATCCGCATAACGTAAAATTGCTGCGCCATATCGAAGATATCAAAACATTTGATGTGATTCCTTACGATGGTGTTTTGATGGTAACCGGCGATGATGGAATCATCCAGTATGATTACAGCGACATCAACAATCTGAAGCATCTGAGCACCATACCGGTTTTCAAAACCGAGCCCTCACTCTGA
- the recN gene encoding DNA repair protein RecN, whose product MIKSIYIKDFALIDELDVQFEQGLNIMTGQTGAGKSIIIGALNMILGERADTDVIRQGAEKAISEATIEVGKNAFLQKLLTDNAVDYSEELILRREIRQKGSRAFINDTPVNIAVLKQVGDQLVDLHGQHDHQLLLKEENHIDMIDRFDSVEPVKKTYRTEYRKMADLQKELRDLKRKERELKEKTELYQFQVKELEGADLDAYEEEELESEMNLLDNAEDLDQKAAAISEIGNGDDISLMEMLNTIKLHLEDMARIEPEFETYLSEVNTARISIQEAVNFAERYRNTIEFNPQRLETLRQRQSELNRLQKKYMRSIPELISYYNQVKRELNVAENFDLEIEKIEKRIREQAGHLKQSAEALHNKRLEIGEQLSTDIVATLSHLGIPNGQFRVHVAWQFADSGWIEIDGRPVECSAEGCDDVRFYISTNKGEEPKPLDKIASGGEVSRVMLSLKSILAQEHHLPVMIFDEIDTGISGNISEKVGREMRKLSEYCQIVAITHQPQIASQAHKHYRVEKIEQEERTITRITPLTEEEHVREVASLMSGEEITDAALSSAKELIERGGVRN is encoded by the coding sequence ATGATTAAATCGATCTACATCAAAGATTTTGCGCTCATTGATGAACTGGACGTTCAGTTCGAACAAGGCCTGAATATTATGACCGGCCAGACTGGTGCTGGTAAATCGATTATTATCGGTGCGCTGAATATGATTTTGGGTGAACGGGCGGATACGGATGTCATTCGTCAGGGTGCCGAAAAGGCGATTTCTGAGGCTACGATTGAAGTCGGGAAAAATGCATTTCTCCAGAAACTCCTAACAGATAACGCTGTGGATTACAGTGAAGAGCTGATACTCCGGCGTGAAATTCGTCAGAAAGGAAGCCGTGCGTTTATTAACGATACGCCGGTGAACATCGCAGTGCTGAAACAGGTGGGCGATCAGCTTGTGGATCTGCACGGCCAGCACGATCACCAGCTGTTGCTGAAAGAGGAAAATCACATCGATATGATCGATCGTTTTGATTCTGTGGAGCCGGTGAAAAAGACGTATCGCACCGAATACCGGAAAATGGCGGATCTGCAGAAAGAGCTCCGCGATCTGAAACGAAAAGAGCGCGAGCTGAAAGAGAAAACCGAGCTGTACCAGTTCCAGGTGAAGGAGCTGGAGGGCGCCGATTTGGATGCTTACGAAGAAGAGGAACTTGAATCGGAGATGAACCTTCTCGACAATGCGGAAGATCTGGATCAGAAAGCAGCCGCGATTTCAGAAATCGGGAACGGGGATGATATCAGCCTGATGGAGATGCTTAATACCATCAAACTTCACCTGGAAGATATGGCGCGGATTGAACCGGAGTTTGAAACCTATCTGAGCGAGGTGAATACGGCACGCATCAGCATACAGGAAGCGGTGAATTTTGCTGAACGGTATCGAAATACGATCGAGTTTAACCCGCAGCGGCTGGAGACACTAAGGCAAAGGCAGTCGGAACTGAATCGCCTTCAGAAAAAATATATGCGATCTATTCCTGAATTGATCAGCTACTATAACCAAGTTAAACGGGAGCTGAATGTCGCTGAAAATTTTGATCTCGAGATTGAGAAAATCGAGAAAAGAATCCGTGAGCAGGCCGGTCATTTGAAACAAAGTGCTGAGGCGCTTCACAATAAACGATTGGAAATCGGTGAACAGTTATCGACTGATATTGTAGCTACGCTCAGCCACCTGGGGATTCCAAACGGCCAGTTCCGCGTACATGTGGCGTGGCAATTTGCTGACAGCGGCTGGATTGAAATTGACGGCAGGCCCGTAGAGTGTTCAGCCGAAGGGTGTGATGATGTTCGGTTTTATATCTCAACAAATAAAGGCGAAGAGCCAAAACCACTCGACAAAATTGCTTCAGGCGGGGAGGTGAGCCGGGTGATGCTTTCGCTGAAATCGATCCTGGCGCAGGAGCACCATCTGCCGGTTATGATATTTGATGAGATCGATACAGGTATCAGCGGTAATATTTCGGAAAAAGTTGGACGCGAAATGCGGAAATTATCCGAATATTGCCAGATTGTAGCGATCACCCATCAGCCGCAAATTGCAAGCCAGGCACACAAGCATTATCGCGTTGAAAAAATTGAACAGGAAGAGCGGACCATCACGCGAATTACACCGCTGACGGAGGAGGAACATGTCCGGGAAGTTGCGAGCCTGATGAGCGGAGAGGAGATTACCGATGCGGCACTCAGCAGCGCCAAAGAGCTGATTGAACGTGGTGGTGTTAGGAATTGA
- a CDS encoding tyrosine-type recombinase/integrase produces MASLRKRGETYYIRFFTHINDKRKQKALSLGTGVKREAEKLLIKYEEMFERGEIDPFNGWTPKKEVEIKRKSLKGKYMSLKDASQLFVENRSQANQQTKDNYERHQNMLQKELGATMPVTEITEQDLRDFCFRDGLAPATQASYLRHYKVFFRWLHEKKIVKENITDGIKASKPPQNISVKTISREQLDLLFEKFDKFNARNEKDGFITKPHQKRHWFKPMINTFYYCGLRAKEGVNLTWDEVDLKKGYIRVINKKGANTKSGKDRTIPIRKELKPILKKWYAFLGKPKDGYVFPSATGMNRFQKMNPGSVSRSFKKFVREAKLPESITLHGLRHTCGTDLLRMGVPINQVSSFLGHSSVEVTQIYEHLDETDLKRTLDAIE; encoded by the coding sequence ATGGCAAGTTTAAGAAAGCGAGGAGAAACCTATTACATACGGTTTTTTACTCACATTAATGATAAGCGTAAACAAAAAGCCTTAAGTCTTGGCACAGGTGTAAAGAGGGAAGCCGAGAAACTCCTGATCAAATATGAGGAGATGTTTGAAAGAGGAGAGATCGATCCGTTCAACGGATGGACTCCCAAAAAAGAAGTAGAGATAAAAAGAAAAAGCCTGAAAGGAAAGTATATGTCTCTCAAAGATGCCTCACAACTGTTTGTGGAAAACAGAAGTCAGGCAAATCAGCAGACTAAAGATAATTACGAGAGACACCAGAATATGCTTCAGAAGGAGCTGGGGGCTACTATGCCTGTAACCGAAATTACAGAGCAGGATCTTCGGGATTTTTGTTTTCGGGATGGCTTGGCGCCTGCTACACAAGCCAGTTATCTCAGACACTATAAAGTGTTCTTCCGCTGGCTGCATGAAAAAAAGATTGTAAAAGAGAACATCACGGATGGAATTAAGGCTTCAAAACCTCCTCAGAATATAAGCGTTAAAACTATATCAAGGGAGCAACTGGACCTTCTATTTGAAAAATTTGATAAATTCAACGCGAGAAATGAAAAAGACGGATTCATTACCAAGCCACATCAAAAACGCCACTGGTTTAAGCCGATGATCAATACGTTTTACTACTGCGGGTTGCGGGCAAAAGAGGGCGTAAACCTAACGTGGGATGAGGTAGATCTCAAGAAGGGGTATATCCGGGTCATCAATAAGAAAGGGGCGAATACCAAATCCGGAAAAGACCGGACGATTCCCATTCGAAAAGAGCTGAAACCGATACTTAAAAAGTGGTATGCATTTCTTGGTAAACCGAAAGATGGCTACGTGTTTCCAAGTGCCACAGGCATGAACCGATTTCAAAAGATGAATCCCGGTTCGGTATCCCGTTCATTTAAAAAGTTTGTTCGTGAAGCTAAATTACCGGAGTCAATCACGCTTCACGGACTACGACATACTTGCGGTACTGATTTGCTTCGAATGGGCGTTCCAATTAACCAGGTATCCTCCTTTTTAGGCCACTCCTCTGTGGAAGTAACCCAGATCTATGAACACCTTGATGAAACTGATTTAAAACGAACCTTAGACGCGATAGAATGA
- a CDS encoding FAD-binding and (Fe-S)-binding domain-containing protein, producing MIKTDSLTRRLYATDASIYEELPSGVAFPSSVDEIRQLVKEAAKRNFSITARSAGTSLAGQTTGEGIIMDSSRHMTGILEIDPKRQVAHVQPGVIRDTLNREAAKYKLQFGPDTATTNRCMIGGMIGNNSCGSFSIKHRSTREHILEIEAVLSDGSTALFKQLSDQELEEKLNLQTFEGSIYRQILQLLKKHKDEILDHYPHPEIIRRNTGYALDRMCEMSPLTPGGRPFNMAELLCGSEGTLAMTASAKLNLVDLPACRSLVIPQFSSLREAMKAAVEIVKWQPAAVELVDDIILDATKGNIEQNKNRFFLKGDPKCILIVQFEGENQDELEAHSAKLAERLRELNFGYAHPYLSDEDEIRRVWDLRKAGLGLIMGLGNENPSPSFVEDTAVRVEDLPDYVDDFQAMLDRHNSSCVFYAHASVGELHLRPVVNTKTPEGLETMKQMAAEVADIVKKYRGSLSGEHGDGRARAPYIETVLGSEMMPLLRRVKEIWDPNYLFNPGKILDPKPIDTDLRFSPDYNPPAVPTMFKWRKAGGFGNAIELCNGAGVCRKLAQSGGTMCPSYHATREEKDNTRGRANLFRQLFSGKQMDAFESEELKDALSLCLSCKACKSECPANVDMAKMKAEFTHGWHKKNGISSAERFFGQPEKLYPLASFTASVTNFINKQKPTKWLFEKLFNIHPSRNVPEFASQTFQSWYRKNRSDFSHPGAKQVLLQVDIFTNYHEPEIAIAALKVLHSLGYDVLVPFIRPSGRPQISKGLLDEASKICHENINHYYPFAERDIPIVGLEPSEILTLRDEYTDLCREEDLDKAKKIADHTFLWEEFLATELATSDALDVGKGRKVYIHGHCHTKALVGNHPLIQSFRQLGFDPIELKTGCCGMAGSFGYEKDKYEVSMQVGEQVLFPALRELNSEANICAPGFSCRHQISDGVGKKAAHPAVVVAKAMGLA from the coding sequence ATGATTAAAACCGATTCCCTCACCCGCCGACTTTACGCAACTGACGCCTCCATTTATGAAGAACTCCCCTCCGGTGTAGCTTTTCCGTCTTCGGTTGATGAGATCCGTCAGCTGGTGAAAGAAGCTGCAAAGAGAAACTTTTCGATCACTGCCCGAAGTGCAGGCACCAGCCTGGCCGGCCAGACCACCGGTGAGGGGATTATCATGGACAGCTCGCGGCACATGACCGGAATCCTTGAAATCGATCCGAAGCGTCAGGTTGCACACGTGCAGCCGGGTGTGATCCGTGACACTCTGAATCGCGAAGCGGCAAAATATAAGCTTCAGTTTGGCCCCGACACAGCGACTACCAACCGGTGCATGATCGGCGGCATGATCGGGAACAATTCGTGCGGATCATTTTCGATCAAACACCGATCCACCCGTGAACATATCCTCGAAATTGAAGCCGTCCTAAGCGACGGCTCAACCGCTCTGTTCAAACAACTGTCAGATCAGGAACTTGAGGAGAAACTGAACCTCCAGACTTTCGAAGGGAGTATTTACAGGCAAATCCTGCAGCTTCTGAAAAAGCATAAAGATGAAATCCTGGACCATTATCCTCACCCGGAAATTATTCGCCGAAATACCGGGTATGCGCTCGACCGGATGTGCGAGATGTCGCCACTCACCCCCGGCGGACGGCCATTTAACATGGCTGAACTTCTGTGCGGGAGTGAAGGAACTCTTGCGATGACCGCATCCGCAAAACTAAACCTGGTGGACCTTCCCGCCTGCCGATCGCTTGTGATTCCGCAGTTCAGCTCACTTCGCGAGGCGATGAAGGCTGCGGTTGAAATTGTGAAGTGGCAGCCGGCAGCTGTGGAGCTTGTGGATGATATCATCCTGGACGCCACAAAAGGAAATATCGAACAGAATAAAAACCGGTTTTTCCTGAAGGGTGATCCAAAATGTATTCTCATTGTACAGTTTGAGGGTGAAAATCAGGATGAATTGGAAGCCCATTCGGCGAAACTTGCCGAACGTCTGAGGGAACTCAATTTTGGATATGCGCATCCATATCTCTCGGATGAAGATGAAATCCGGCGCGTCTGGGATCTCAGAAAAGCCGGACTCGGGTTGATTATGGGCCTTGGTAATGAAAATCCATCCCCGAGTTTTGTTGAAGATACGGCCGTTCGCGTGGAGGATCTGCCCGACTATGTGGATGATTTCCAGGCGATGCTCGATCGTCACAACTCTTCGTGCGTATTTTATGCCCACGCATCGGTCGGTGAGCTGCACCTCCGCCCTGTTGTAAACACCAAAACGCCCGAAGGTCTCGAAACCATGAAACAGATGGCGGCAGAAGTGGCCGACATCGTAAAAAAATATCGGGGCTCACTCTCCGGTGAACACGGCGATGGGCGCGCTCGGGCGCCTTACATCGAAACCGTTTTGGGGAGCGAGATGATGCCGCTGCTCCGGCGCGTGAAGGAGATCTGGGACCCGAACTACCTGTTCAATCCCGGTAAAATCCTCGACCCAAAACCGATCGATACCGATCTTCGGTTTTCGCCCGATTACAATCCGCCTGCCGTTCCAACAATGTTCAAATGGCGCAAAGCCGGCGGATTCGGCAACGCCATTGAACTTTGTAACGGCGCCGGTGTATGCAGAAAACTGGCGCAGAGCGGCGGCACCATGTGTCCGTCCTACCACGCCACACGTGAGGAAAAAGATAATACCCGCGGCCGGGCAAACCTGTTTCGTCAGCTTTTCTCAGGTAAGCAGATGGACGCGTTTGAATCGGAAGAACTAAAGGATGCACTAAGCCTCTGCCTGAGCTGCAAAGCGTGTAAAAGTGAATGTCCCGCTAATGTGGATATGGCAAAAATGAAAGCGGAGTTTACGCACGGCTGGCACAAAAAAAATGGTATCTCCTCAGCTGAACGATTTTTTGGTCAGCCTGAAAAACTCTATCCGCTCGCTTCATTTACCGCATCGGTCACAAATTTTATCAACAAGCAAAAACCGACAAAGTGGTTGTTCGAAAAACTATTCAACATCCACCCAAGCCGGAATGTCCCGGAGTTTGCCTCGCAGACATTTCAATCGTGGTACAGGAAGAACAGATCAGACTTCAGTCATCCCGGTGCGAAGCAGGTTCTCCTGCAGGTTGATATTTTCACCAACTACCACGAACCTGAAATCGCAATTGCGGCTCTTAAAGTGCTACATTCATTGGGCTACGATGTTCTGGTCCCGTTTATCCGACCATCCGGACGACCGCAGATCTCCAAGGGTTTACTGGATGAAGCCTCAAAAATATGCCATGAGAACATCAACCATTACTACCCATTTGCGGAACGGGATATCCCGATTGTGGGACTTGAACCGAGTGAGATTTTAACGCTCCGGGACGAATACACCGATCTCTGCAGAGAGGAAGACCTGGACAAAGCTAAAAAAATTGCTGATCACACCTTTCTCTGGGAAGAGTTTCTTGCTACTGAGCTGGCGACCTCGGACGCTCTTGATGTCGGAAAAGGCCGGAAAGTTTATATACACGGCCACTGCCACACAAAAGCGCTGGTCGGCAATCATCCTCTGATTCAATCTTTCAGGCAGCTTGGTTTTGATCCCATTGAGCTGAAAACCGGATGTTGCGGCATGGCCGGCAGTTTTGGGTATGAAAAAGATAAATATGAAGTTTCCATGCAGGTTGGCGAACAGGTTCTCTTTCCAGCTCTTCGCGAATTAAATTCAGAAGCCAACATCTGCGCTCCCGGATTTTCCTGCCGCCACCAGATCTCTGATGGCGTTGGGAAAAAAGCGGCTCACCCGGCGGTGGTTGTCGCCAAAGCCATGGGGCTTGCCTGA
- the sucC gene encoding ADP-forming succinate--CoA ligase subunit beta → MKIHEYQAKEILSEYGVAVPDGVAAENVDDAVAAAKKMKENGSSLFVVKAMIHAGGRGKGRTKNNNAKGVILCKTVDEVKQAAEDLLGDTLVTIQTGDEGQKVNTIYVTDGVDIAQEYYLGILLDRGNSKNVIMVSTEGGVEIEKVAEETPEKIIKEWVEPGMDLQHNQARRLAFALGLEGDAFKKAVKFIMALYKCYEETDASLVEINPLVRTPDGDVMALDAKFTFDENAMFRQKKYAELRDESEENPIELEASKYGLNYIKLDGNVGCMVNGAGLAMATMDIIKLSGGDPANFLDVGGGANVDTVKNGFRIILEDQNVKAILINIFGGIVRCDRVANGVIEAIKDPEIAKKVENVPIIVRLQGTNAVEAKEIIDNSDLNVISAVLLKEAADAVSKVIAA, encoded by the coding sequence ATGAAAATTCATGAGTATCAAGCCAAAGAAATTTTAAGTGAATACGGGGTAGCAGTACCCGATGGTGTAGCGGCCGAGAATGTTGATGATGCCGTTGCTGCAGCAAAAAAAATGAAAGAGAATGGATCTTCACTTTTCGTAGTGAAAGCGATGATCCATGCCGGCGGACGCGGTAAAGGCCGCACCAAGAACAACAATGCCAAAGGGGTGATTCTTTGCAAAACCGTCGATGAAGTAAAACAGGCGGCTGAAGATCTGCTCGGCGATACGTTGGTGACCATCCAGACCGGTGATGAAGGTCAGAAAGTAAATACCATTTATGTAACCGATGGCGTAGATATCGCACAGGAGTACTATCTTGGAATCCTGCTCGACCGCGGTAACAGCAAAAATGTGATTATGGTCTCCACCGAAGGCGGTGTTGAGATCGAAAAAGTTGCAGAAGAAACTCCCGAAAAAATTATTAAGGAGTGGGTAGAGCCCGGAATGGATCTGCAGCACAACCAGGCCCGCCGTCTCGCATTTGCACTTGGTCTCGAAGGAGATGCATTCAAAAAAGCGGTGAAGTTCATCATGGCTCTTTACAAATGTTATGAAGAGACCGATGCCAGTCTTGTGGAAATCAACCCGCTGGTTCGCACACCCGACGGTGATGTGATGGCCCTCGATGCCAAATTCACATTCGATGAGAACGCCATGTTCCGTCAGAAAAAATATGCTGAACTTCGGGATGAATCCGAGGAAAACCCCATTGAACTGGAAGCATCAAAATATGGACTGAACTACATCAAGCTCGATGGAAATGTGGGATGCATGGTTAACGGCGCCGGCCTGGCGATGGCTACCATGGATATCATTAAACTCTCCGGCGGCGATCCGGCCAATTTTCTTGATGTTGGCGGCGGTGCAAATGTAGATACCGTGAAGAACGGCTTCCGCATTATTCTTGAGGACCAAAACGTAAAAGCGATCCTCATCAATATATTCGGCGGAATCGTTCGCTGTGACCGCGTTGCCAACGGCGTGATTGAAGCGATCAAAGATCCTGAAATTGCCAAGAAGGTTGAGAATGTGCCGATTATCGTGCGTCTGCAGGGTACAAACGCCGTTGAGGCGAAAGAGATTATCGATAACAGCGACCTGAACGTCATCTCAGCCGTGCTTCTTAAAGAGGCAGCGGATGCGGTATCGAAAGTGATTGCTGCCTGA